A part of Geotrypetes seraphini chromosome 9, aGeoSer1.1, whole genome shotgun sequence genomic DNA contains:
- the STRIT1 gene encoding sarcoplasmic/endoplasmic reticulum calcium ATPase regulator DWORF, whose product MAESGQIEYSRLIVPALLIAGWIIGCGVMVYIIFS is encoded by the coding sequence GCCAAATCGAATACAGCCGTTTGATTGTCCCCGCTCTTCTAATAGCTGGTTGGATTATTGGTTGTGGAGTAATGGTTTACATTATCTTCTCTTGA